In the Natronincola ferrireducens genome, GGGGCCATCAATGCTTTTAAAGCCTACTTACCTGAATTTGTAGAGGTTTCAACTGATGATTACGGGATGGACATGGAGGAATTAGAAAAGGTTCTGTCTACAAGAAAAAATGTAAAGTTTATTTATGTTATCCCTGATTTTCAAAATCCTACAGGAAAAACATGGTCTATAGAAAGACGTCAAAAACTAATAGAGCTAGCCAATAAATACAATATACCAGTGGTTGAAGACAATCCCTATGGAGAATTAAGGTTTGAAGGAGAGAGACCTCCAGCTGTTAAATCCTTTGATACAGAAGGAAGGGTAGTGTTTTTAGGTACTTTTTCAAAAACTTTTTGTCCCGGCCTAAGAATTGGCTGGACCTTAGCTGACAAGGAGTTACTACAAAAGTATATTTTTGTAAAGCAAGGATCAGACCTACAAACCAATACAATGGCCCAAAGAGAGATTGATAAATTTTTAGAGCTATATGATTTAGATGCACATGTGGAAAAAATAAAAGCGGTTTACAAAAGACGACGAGATATTATGTTGGAGGGAATAAAACAATATTTCCCACAAGGCTTAAAATATACATATCCTGAAGGCGGACTATTTACATGGGTAGAGCTTCCAG is a window encoding:
- a CDS encoding aminotransferase-like domain-containing protein encodes the protein MTMKFAERMESLKASEIRELLKLTERPEVISFAGGLPAPELFPVEEMKKITGLVLEESGMQVLQYSTTEGFAPLREKIAQRMEAVGVQATGEDILITSGSQQGLDFTGKIFLDKGDIVVCESPSYLGAINAFKAYLPEFVEVSTDDYGMDMEELEKVLSTRKNVKFIYVIPDFQNPTGKTWSIERRQKLIELANKYNIPVVEDNPYGELRFEGERPPAVKSFDTEGRVVFLGTFSKTFCPGLRIGWTLADKELLQKYIFVKQGSDLQTNTMAQREIDKFLELYDLDAHVEKIKAVYKRRRDIMLEGIKQYFPQGLKYTYPEGGLFTWVELPEYMDAREVLQKALELNVAFVPGGSFFPNGGKENTFRLNYSNMSEEKIQIGIERLGKVLREMLTEKTV